From Dethiosulfovibrio faecalis, the proteins below share one genomic window:
- a CDS encoding methylated-DNA--[protein]-cysteine S-methyltransferase, whose translation MLYDNVETEWGGALVVMDEVGISRISLYEGRGAPMPLFDRWRRSPSDLREAVGQLRAYFAGELREFDLPLSLNGTDFQMKVWNALKAIPYGTTVSYLQLAASIDKPKACRAVGGANGRNPVPVVIPCHRVIGANGSLGGYSGGLGIKRRLLAIEGVHFD comes from the coding sequence ATGCTCTACGACAACGTCGAGACCGAATGGGGCGGTGCCCTGGTGGTCATGGACGAGGTCGGGATCAGCAGGATCAGTCTGTACGAAGGCAGGGGTGCCCCTATGCCTCTATTCGACCGTTGGCGACGGTCTCCCTCGGATCTCAGAGAGGCTGTGGGACAGCTTAGGGCCTACTTTGCCGGCGAGCTTAGGGAATTCGACCTGCCTCTTTCTCTGAACGGTACCGATTTTCAGATGAAGGTATGGAACGCCTTGAAGGCCATCCCCTACGGCACCACGGTGTCCTATCTCCAGCTGGCCGCATCGATCGACAAGCCGAAGGCCTGCAGGGCGGTAGGTGGTGCCAACGGCAGAAACCCCGTGCCGGTGGTGATTCCCTGTCACAGGGTGATAGGGGCTAACGGTTCTCTCGGTGGATATTCCGGAGGACTGGGGATCAAGAGGAGACTGCTGGCCATAGAGGGAGTTCATTTCGACTGA
- a CDS encoding MATE family efflux transporter, translating to MTSKERSERMGSDPIWRLLFQFSLPAIVGMVASALYNIVDRMFIGHAVGPNGIAAITVAFPFFLLVISTGILIGVGTSSQISRRLGENEQDRAQLAMGNGFLAVLISSVVLMVLAFFFMEELMYLCGASETLMPLTRSYMSVILWGVPFQLISFCCNYFIRAEGHPRYAMWTLILGACANVFLDWVFIVKMGMGVKGAALGTVLAQLGAACWVLLFYLKGMGELRFIRESFRPRKRIMAEMIAVGFSPFMMEMFFVFVMVIFNRTLSRLGGELAVSAMGIFFSLDSLLFMPAVGIGEASQPIIGYNYGAGNFDRVRKTVGMAMAAAVIFFLCSLIVAELFPRQMAMLFNKESEPLLDLAVRAIRIGYIGAPLAGVAIISGFVFQALGKAKQSLILNICRQVIFLLPPLFILPPLMGVDGVWLSFPIVDVGGGILGWYMVRAEMRRWVNPPDMVVKV from the coding sequence ATGACATCTAAAGAACGTTCGGAGCGTATGGGTAGTGACCCGATCTGGCGGTTGCTTTTTCAGTTTTCCCTTCCGGCCATAGTCGGAATGGTCGCCAGTGCCCTTTATAACATAGTGGATCGGATGTTCATAGGTCACGCCGTCGGTCCTAACGGGATAGCCGCTATAACCGTGGCTTTCCCGTTTTTCCTTCTGGTCATATCCACCGGTATCCTTATAGGCGTGGGAACCTCGTCTCAGATATCCAGAAGACTCGGGGAAAACGAGCAGGACAGGGCTCAGCTTGCCATGGGAAACGGCTTCCTGGCCGTCTTGATCTCCTCGGTGGTTCTCATGGTGCTGGCCTTTTTCTTTATGGAAGAGCTTATGTATCTCTGCGGTGCCAGCGAGACCCTGATGCCTCTCACTCGATCCTATATGTCGGTCATACTTTGGGGCGTCCCCTTCCAGCTGATAAGCTTTTGCTGCAATTACTTCATAAGGGCCGAGGGGCATCCGAGATATGCCATGTGGACCCTTATCCTCGGGGCCTGTGCCAACGTCTTTCTGGACTGGGTTTTTATAGTGAAGATGGGCATGGGAGTTAAGGGAGCGGCTCTTGGGACGGTGCTGGCTCAATTGGGAGCCGCCTGCTGGGTGTTGCTGTTCTACCTCAAGGGGATGGGCGAACTTCGTTTCATCCGGGAGAGCTTTCGCCCCAGGAAGAGGATAATGGCGGAGATGATAGCGGTAGGTTTTTCTCCCTTCATGATGGAGATGTTCTTCGTCTTCGTAATGGTCATATTCAACCGTACCCTGAGCCGTCTGGGAGGGGAGCTGGCGGTCTCCGCCATGGGTATCTTCTTCAGTCTCGACAGCCTGCTGTTCATGCCGGCGGTCGGTATAGGAGAGGCCTCCCAGCCCATAATAGGCTACAACTACGGGGCGGGGAATTTCGATAGGGTTAGAAAGACCGTCGGCATGGCTATGGCGGCCGCGGTGATCTTCTTTCTCTGTTCTCTTATCGTGGCCGAGCTCTTCCCGAGGCAGATGGCCATGCTGTTCAACAAGGAGAGCGAACCTCTGCTGGATCTGGCTGTGAGGGCCATCCGGATAGGCTATATAGGGGCCCCCCTGGCGGGAGTCGCCATAATATCGGGGTTCGTATTTCAGGCCCTGGGCAAGGCGAAACAGAGCCTCATTCTCAATATATGCCGCCAGGTGATCTTTCTGCTGCCTCCGTTGTTTATACTCCCCCCTCTGATGGGAGTGGACGGAGTATGGCTTTCCTTCCCGATCGTCGACGTGGGCGGCGGTATTCTGGGTTGGTACATGGTCAGGGCGGAGATGCGCCGTTGGGTGAATCCTCCGGATATGGTCGTCAAGGTTTAG
- a CDS encoding M15 family metallopeptidase, protein MTKKTPLLIESGEPLVSASLYPERILSRPQYFIQGLKGSVAESFLRVGVYERLVRAANSLPKGWKFVLLDCWRAPELQRELFDTIKCEISRDHPELPPDEVDRRARIFVAYPSVEPDLVSGHCTGGSVDLTLADEKGRTVPMGSGFDETSEKSYTDHYDRILETKGTLSQEEEEILNNRRLLLNLMEREGFSNYPKEWWHFDYGNRNWAIRTGQENCIYGFVRPEMRWRN, encoded by the coding sequence ATGACGAAGAAAACGCCTCTTCTGATCGAAAGCGGAGAGCCTCTCGTATCGGCCAGCCTATACCCCGAGAGAATACTGTCCAGGCCCCAGTATTTCATACAGGGTCTTAAGGGAAGCGTCGCCGAGTCCTTTCTCCGAGTAGGGGTCTACGAAAGGCTGGTAAGGGCGGCGAATAGCCTTCCGAAGGGATGGAAGTTCGTCCTTCTGGACTGCTGGAGAGCTCCCGAGCTACAGAGGGAGTTGTTCGACACCATAAAATGCGAGATATCCAGAGACCATCCGGAGCTGCCGCCGGACGAGGTGGACCGAAGAGCCAGGATATTCGTCGCCTACCCCTCGGTCGAGCCTGATCTCGTATCGGGACACTGTACGGGAGGATCGGTGGACCTAACCCTAGCGGACGAAAAAGGACGGACCGTTCCCATGGGATCGGGGTTCGACGAGACCTCCGAAAAATCCTACACCGACCATTACGACAGGATCCTTGAGACTAAAGGTACCCTGTCCCAGGAGGAAGAGGAGATACTGAACAACAGAAGGTTACTGCTGAACCTCATGGAGAGAGAGGGATTCTCCAATTATCCCAAGGAATGGTGGCACTTCGACTACGGCAACAGGAACTGGGCAATCAGAACAGGTCAGGAAAACTGCATATACGGTTTCGTCCGTCCGGAGATGAGATGGCGAAACTAA
- a CDS encoding DUF362 domain-containing protein, with the protein MTSTVYFSDMRSKTPEDNKGNKIRRLLEAAGGRTLRKGDLTAVKLHFGERGCDGFIRPIFVRKAVDWAKEKGAKPFLTDTNTLYTGSRKNSVDHLLTAIEHGFGYEVTGAPLVIADGLRSGNFQEIPVRGEMFSSVKIASDIRSSDSMIVLSHFKGHVMAGFGGAVKNLAMGCAPAEGKKEQHSARMSVDDEKCVGCGRCFRNCPVKAISMTGGKAVIDKDVCIGCGECLTVCPASAISLDWRTDVVQFHRRMAEYALGAVADKETKTVFLNFIMDVTPQCDCVPWSDAPVVSDIGLAASTDPVALDKACLDMVISRAGTDPFKDLYDKIDSMEQLRHGEAVGLGHLDYVLREM; encoded by the coding sequence ATGACTTCGACCGTTTATTTCAGCGATATGAGGAGCAAGACGCCGGAGGACAACAAGGGCAACAAGATACGTCGTCTTCTGGAAGCAGCCGGAGGAAGGACTCTGCGAAAAGGGGACCTTACGGCGGTAAAGCTCCATTTCGGCGAGAGGGGATGCGACGGTTTCATACGCCCTATCTTCGTGAGAAAAGCGGTAGACTGGGCCAAGGAAAAGGGAGCTAAGCCCTTTCTTACAGACACGAACACTCTCTACACCGGCAGCAGGAAGAACTCGGTGGACCATCTTCTGACCGCCATAGAGCACGGCTTCGGTTACGAGGTAACGGGGGCTCCTCTGGTAATAGCCGACGGTCTCAGGAGCGGGAACTTTCAGGAGATCCCCGTGAGGGGAGAGATGTTCTCCTCTGTCAAGATAGCCTCGGACATCCGTTCCTCCGACTCGATGATAGTGCTGTCCCATTTCAAGGGGCACGTCATGGCGGGTTTCGGAGGTGCGGTGAAGAATCTGGCCATGGGGTGCGCTCCCGCCGAGGGTAAGAAGGAGCAGCATTCGGCCAGGATGTCGGTAGACGACGAAAAATGCGTGGGATGCGGCCGTTGTTTCAGAAACTGCCCGGTCAAGGCCATCTCCATGACGGGAGGAAAGGCCGTTATAGATAAGGACGTCTGTATCGGCTGCGGCGAATGTCTCACTGTCTGTCCCGCCTCGGCGATCTCCCTGGACTGGAGGACAGACGTAGTCCAGTTTCACCGGAGGATGGCCGAGTACGCCCTGGGAGCCGTGGCGGACAAGGAGACAAAGACTGTTTTTTTGAATTTCATAATGGACGTGACGCCTCAGTGCGATTGCGTTCCCTGGAGCGACGCCCCTGTGGTGTCCGACATAGGGCTTGCCGCCTCGACCGATCCCGTAGCTTTGGACAAGGCCTGTCTCGATATGGTGATCTCCAGGGCCGGAACCGATCCCTTCAAGGATCTGTACGATAAGATCGATTCGATGGAGCAGCTTCGTCACGGAGAGGCCGTCGGATTGGGCCATCTGGATTACGTTCTGAGGGAGATGTAG